The segment TATTTAGCCTGCCAATAACGTGCAGCCTGGCTGCCAGAACACGAGAACCATGAAGATATACACACGAAAGGGCGACACCGGCCACACAGGCCTACTGGGCGGCACCCGGGTGCCCAAGTGGCACCTGCGTATAGAGAGCTACGGCACGGTAGACGAGCTGAACAGCTGGCTGGGCCTGCTGGGCAGCCTGCCCGAGGGCCAGCCCCAGCTGGCGCAGCTGCGCCGTATACAGGATCGCCTCTTCACGCTGGGTAGCCACCTGGCTGCCGACCCGGAGAAGAACCAGTTTGCCCTGCCCCAAATCCAAGAAGCGGATATAGCGGAGCTGGAGGCGGGGATAGACCTGATGGAGGCAGATCTGCCAGCGCTAAAGAACTTTGTGCTACCTGGTGGCAGTGCGGCCAATGCGCAGGCACACATAGCACGCTGTGTATGCCGCCGCGCCGAGCGTATGACCGCTGCCCTGCATGCCGAGAGCCC is part of the Bacteroidota bacterium genome and harbors:
- a CDS encoding cob(I)yrinic acid a,c-diamide adenosyltransferase, encoding MKIYTRKGDTGHTGLLGGTRVPKWHLRIESYGTVDELNSWLGLLGSLPEGQPQLAQLRRIQDRLFTLGSHLAADPEKNQFALPQIQEADIAELEAGIDLMEADLPALKNFVLPGGSAANAQAHIARCVCRRAERMTAALHAESPVEPVILKYLNRLSDWLFVFARWLSLQAQSEEVVWKPRQD